The Chitinophaga flava genome has a segment encoding these proteins:
- the lepA gene encoding translation elongation factor 4 gives MKNIRNFCIIAHIDHGKSTLADRLLEFTKTISDRDMQAQVLDDMDLEREKGITIKSHAIQMDYTAKNGEKYTFNLIDTPGHVDFSYEVSRALAACEGALLLVDAAQGIQAQTISNLYLALENDLEIIPVINKIDMPGAMIEEVKDQIIELIGVKDEDILLASGKTGIGIEEILEGIVNRIPAPKGSLDAPLQALIFDSVFNSFRGIIAYFRIYNGSIKKGDKIKFVNTGEEYEADEVGILKLGLEPRKEVHAGDVGYIITGIKSAKEVKVGDTITLAANPCEEGIKGFQEVKPMVFAGIFPVVTEDFEELRECMDKLQLNDASLTYELETSQALGFGFRCGFLGMLHMEIIQERLEREFNQTVITTVPNVGFIAHTTNEGVVIVNNPSEMPDPTRMERIEEPFIRAQIITKPEYIGNIMTLCLGKRGILLNQSYLTTTRVELMFELPLTEIVFDFYDKLKSQTRGYASFDYTPIGFRDSDIVKMDILLNGDKVDALSALIHRSRAQDFGRKLCEKLKDLLPRQQFLIAIQAAIGAKIVARENISAMRKDVTAKCYGGDISRKRKLLEKQKEGKKRMRQIGNVEVPQEAFLAVLKLDD, from the coding sequence ATGAAGAATATTCGCAATTTTTGTATCATTGCCCATATTGACCACGGTAAAAGTACCCTGGCCGACCGATTATTGGAATTTACCAAAACCATCTCTGACCGTGACATGCAAGCGCAGGTGCTGGATGATATGGACCTGGAACGTGAGAAAGGGATCACCATCAAGAGTCACGCTATCCAAATGGACTATACCGCCAAAAACGGTGAAAAATATACATTCAACCTGATCGATACCCCTGGCCACGTAGACTTCTCCTATGAAGTATCCCGTGCACTGGCTGCTTGTGAAGGTGCGCTGCTGCTGGTAGACGCCGCTCAGGGTATTCAGGCACAAACGATCTCCAACCTCTACCTCGCTCTGGAAAATGACCTGGAAATCATCCCTGTTATCAATAAAATTGATATGCCAGGTGCCATGATTGAAGAGGTGAAAGACCAGATCATCGAACTGATCGGTGTGAAGGATGAAGATATCCTGCTGGCCTCTGGTAAAACCGGTATCGGTATTGAAGAGATTCTGGAAGGCATCGTAAACCGTATCCCTGCCCCTAAAGGCAGCCTGGACGCTCCGCTGCAGGCATTGATCTTCGATAGCGTGTTCAACTCTTTCCGTGGTATCATCGCGTACTTCCGCATATACAACGGCTCCATCAAAAAAGGCGATAAAATCAAATTCGTTAATACCGGCGAAGAATATGAAGCGGATGAAGTGGGTATCCTCAAACTGGGGCTGGAACCCAGAAAAGAGGTACATGCCGGCGACGTGGGATATATCATCACTGGTATCAAAAGCGCTAAGGAAGTAAAAGTGGGTGATACCATCACCCTGGCTGCCAATCCTTGCGAAGAAGGTATCAAAGGATTCCAGGAAGTAAAACCAATGGTATTTGCCGGTATCTTCCCGGTAGTGACCGAAGACTTCGAAGAGCTGAGGGAATGTATGGACAAACTCCAGCTGAACGACGCTTCCCTCACCTATGAGCTGGAAACCTCTCAGGCGCTGGGCTTTGGTTTCCGTTGCGGATTCCTTGGAATGCTGCACATGGAAATTATCCAGGAACGCCTCGAAAGAGAGTTTAACCAAACGGTAATCACCACCGTTCCAAACGTAGGCTTCATTGCGCATACTACCAATGAAGGTGTTGTGATTGTGAATAACCCGAGCGAAATGCCCGATCCTACCCGTATGGAGAGAATCGAAGAGCCATTCATCCGTGCTCAGATCATCACCAAACCGGAATATATCGGTAACATTATGACCCTCTGTCTGGGTAAACGTGGTATTCTCCTTAACCAGAGCTATCTCACCACCACCCGTGTAGAGCTCATGTTTGAATTACCGCTTACAGAGATCGTATTCGACTTCTATGATAAACTGAAGAGCCAGACCCGTGGTTATGCCTCTTTCGACTATACACCGATCGGTTTCCGCGACAGCGATATCGTGAAAATGGATATCCTCCTCAACGGTGATAAAGTGGACGCCTTAAGCGCCCTGATCCACCGCAGCAGAGCGCAGGACTTCGGCCGCAAGCTGTGCGAGAAACTGAAAGACCTGCTGCCCCGTCAGCAGTTCCTCATCGCGATCCAGGCAGCTATCGGTGCCAAGATCGTTGCCCGTGAAAACATCAGTGCTATGCGTAAAGACGTTACCGCCAAATGTTACGGTGGTGACATCTCCCGTAAACGTAAACTGCTCGAGAAACAGAAAGAAGGTAAAAAACGTATGCGTCAGATCGGAAACGTGGAAGTGCCACAGGAAGCGTTTCTCGCAGTACTCAAACTGGACGATTAA
- a CDS encoding acyl-CoA-binding protein produces the protein MDLKAQFEQAVTDSKTLSEKPSNDILLQLYALYKQGSVGDNNTEPPSNPFDFVAKAKHEAWDALKGKTQESAMQDYVALVKELQQSQH, from the coding sequence ATGGACCTGAAAGCCCAATTTGAACAAGCCGTGACAGACAGTAAAACCCTCTCTGAAAAACCGTCCAACGACATCCTACTGCAATTATACGCCCTTTACAAACAAGGTAGCGTAGGAGATAACAATACAGAACCGCCTTCCAACCCCTTCGATTTTGTGGCTAAAGCCAAACATGAAGCCTGGGATGCCCTGAAAGGCAAAACCCAGGAGTCGGCGATGCAGGATTATGTTGCCCTTGTAAAGGAATTACAGCAGAGCCAACATTGA
- a CDS encoding M1 family metallopeptidase → MKTKRILLLLLLGGWQQLVAQSLFMPRNIRQAYDKNTRSESGAPGPKYWQNKASYDIQVKFEPATNQVSGSETIVYTNNSPDTLRMLNFKLFSNLFQHGAVRNMVVTAEDLHKGVAITNFKVKGVQKTVPSVVGTNMPVSINELAPGEQTSISLDFSYILNENTHIRTGSVDTGAYFIAYFFPRIAVYDDICGWDMIPYTGITEFYNDFSDFRVAITVPGSYQVWATGDLKNGQEVYNDTYLERIARAEKGNDIVDIIDKEDLRRGKISKNNAVNTWRFEAANVPDFAFATSNHYLWKAASVEVDHNTKRRSRVDVAFNPSHLDYFEVIDFARTTVDKMSHQFPKWPFPYSHISVFDGLDQMEYPMMVNDNPLANKAQAVELTDHEIFHTMFPFYMGTNETLYAWMDEGWATIGEWIISPMVDSTIVDNYGMSNYNSIAGKLQDLPIMTPSNQLTDAYMTNSYPKPGLGYLYVKDMLGDSLFLKALHHYISLWNGKHPQPYDFFNCINTGSGKNLNWFWQSWFFDNGYPDLAIEKVTHKGQNWDISILSKGTKPVPVDVTVYFDDNTTLKLHKSIAVWEKGNKTVGLSFTSPKKIKKVTLGSTWVPDVNPDDNVTVP, encoded by the coding sequence ATGAAGACAAAGCGCATTCTTTTATTATTGTTGCTCGGTGGTTGGCAACAACTGGTCGCACAATCTCTGTTTATGCCGCGAAACATCCGGCAGGCGTATGACAAAAACACCCGCAGTGAAAGCGGTGCCCCAGGCCCAAAATACTGGCAGAATAAGGCCAGCTACGATATTCAGGTAAAATTTGAACCTGCTACCAACCAGGTGTCCGGTTCGGAAACCATCGTTTATACCAACAACAGCCCGGATACCTTGCGGATGTTGAACTTTAAGTTGTTTTCCAATCTCTTCCAGCATGGCGCTGTCCGTAATATGGTGGTGACAGCAGAGGACCTTCACAAAGGAGTAGCCATCACTAATTTCAAAGTCAAAGGTGTGCAGAAAACAGTTCCATCTGTTGTAGGTACCAACATGCCGGTATCCATTAATGAACTGGCTCCCGGTGAACAGACCTCCATCTCCCTTGACTTCTCCTATATATTGAATGAGAACACACATATCCGTACCGGCTCTGTAGACACAGGCGCTTACTTCATCGCCTATTTCTTCCCGCGTATAGCCGTATACGATGATATCTGTGGCTGGGATATGATACCCTACACCGGTATTACTGAGTTTTACAATGACTTCAGTGACTTTCGGGTAGCCATTACCGTACCGGGCAGTTACCAGGTATGGGCTACCGGTGATCTGAAAAACGGACAGGAAGTATATAATGATACTTACCTGGAACGCATTGCCCGCGCAGAGAAGGGTAATGATATAGTGGATATCATCGATAAGGAAGATCTCCGCAGAGGAAAGATTTCAAAAAACAATGCAGTCAATACCTGGCGCTTTGAAGCCGCCAATGTGCCGGACTTTGCCTTCGCCACCAGCAACCACTACCTGTGGAAGGCTGCCAGCGTGGAAGTAGACCACAATACCAAACGCCGTAGCAGGGTAGATGTGGCGTTTAATCCCAGTCACCTGGACTATTTTGAAGTCATCGACTTTGCACGGACTACCGTGGATAAAATGAGTCACCAGTTTCCTAAATGGCCCTTCCCGTATTCACATATCAGTGTGTTCGACGGCCTGGACCAGATGGAGTATCCCATGATGGTAAATGATAACCCGCTGGCAAATAAAGCCCAGGCAGTAGAGCTGACAGACCATGAGATCTTTCATACGATGTTCCCTTTTTACATGGGTACCAATGAAACGCTCTACGCCTGGATGGACGAAGGTTGGGCCACTATCGGGGAATGGATCATCTCACCCATGGTAGACTCTACTATCGTGGATAATTATGGTATGTCCAACTATAACAGTATCGCCGGCAAACTGCAGGACCTGCCTATCATGACTCCGTCCAACCAGTTGACAGACGCCTACATGACAAACTCTTATCCCAAACCAGGCCTCGGTTATCTGTATGTAAAGGACATGTTAGGTGACAGCTTGTTCCTGAAAGCACTGCACCATTATATCAGCCTGTGGAATGGCAAACATCCGCAGCCATATGATTTCTTTAATTGTATAAACACGGGATCCGGTAAAAACCTGAACTGGTTCTGGCAAAGCTGGTTCTTTGATAACGGCTATCCTGATCTGGCGATCGAAAAGGTTACCCATAAGGGACAGAACTGGGACATCAGTATTCTCTCCAAAGGAACCAAACCCGTACCGGTAGATGTAACGGTTTACTTCGATGATAATACAACACTTAAACTGCACAAAAGCATAGCAGTCTGGGAAAAAGGAAATAAAACAGTAGGCCTGTCGTTCACATCTCCCAAAAAGATTAAAAAGGTAACTCTGGGAAGCACCTGGGTACCCGACGTGAACCCTGATGATAATGTTACTGTACCGTAA